Within Alcaligenes sp. SDU_A2, the genomic segment GCGGCTACCTGTCCTTGATCTGTCCGAACAACCATGTCTCCTCCGAATTTTCCCGGCTTGTTCTGCTCAGGTGGGCTGCTTATGATGGCCTAGGAAGACTTGCTTATATCAGTCTGCTATTTGCATCCTGTTGTTAATCAAGGTATCGGCTGCCTGCCCGTGCAACTGTCACGGACATGACATTCCACCTTTATCTAGGGTTATTCCTCATGCATGTTCTAGACGCCCTGCCCGAACGCGCGGCATGGTTCGGCCTGCTGACTCCCGATCTGCAGGAACGTGTGCGGCGCGACACCTTGGTCACCGTGTACGAAGCCGGTGCCATCATCGAGCGCAAAGGCGAACGCGCTTCGGCCTGGCTAGGTGTGATGTCCGGCCTGATCAAGGTTTCGGTCGGCAATCCCGACGGCAAGATTGCCTCGCTGACGGGCGTGCCCGCCGGCGGCTGGATAGGCGAAGGGTCGCTGCTCAAGGACGAGGAGCGCAAATACGATGTCGTGGCGCTGCGCGCCAGCCAGGTCGCCCGGCTGCCCGCCCGTACGTTCAACGACTTGCTGGACCAGAGCATTGCGTTCAATCGCTATCTCCTGCATCAGCTCAACGAACGTGTTGCGCAGTTCATCGGCAAAGCCGAGTACGACCGCCTGTCCACCCCGGACGCCCGCGTGGCGCGCTGTCTGGCCGAACTGTTCAACCCACTGCTGTACCCGGGCAAAGGCCCCCGGCTGGACATTACCCAGGAAGAAATCGGCTACCTGGCCCGCGTATCTCGACAACGCGCCAATCAGGCCCTGCGCCAGCTAGAAAACGAAGGCCTGCTGCTGATCGAGTACGGCGCTGTCCAGGTACTGGATCTGGATGCCCTGAAACACTATGGAGACATCCAGATCGCCTGAGCACTGCTTAATCCAGGCGTATACCGGCCCGCTGGATCACGCCCGCCCATTCGCTGCGTTCGCGCTCGGCAAAGCTGCGAAACTGCTCGGAGGTCATCGGCATGGGTTCGACGCCCATGTCGCGGATGCGCTGGGCGATGGCCGGGTCCTGCAAGGCCTGCATCAAGACCTGGCTCATCCGCTGGCTGGCCTGGGCATCCATGCCCTTAGGTCCGACCATGCCCTGCCAGGCATACGCCTGAAAGTTCTTCACACCGGCCTCGGCCATGGTGGGCACATCAGGCAGCAAATCGATACGCGCAGGGGTGGCCACGCCCAGCACACGCAGCTTGCCGGCCTTGATGTTAGACAAGGCGGCAGCCGAATCCACAAACGACATATCCACCTGCCCACCCAGCAAATCCTGGATGGCTGGCGCAGCGCCCTTGTAAGGCACATGGGTGATCTTGGTGTCCGTCAGTTGCTCGAACATTTCCAACGCCAAATGATGCGGCGAGCCGCTGCCGGCCGACGAGGCGGTCAACTTTTCAGGTTCGGCCCGGGCGGCGGCCAACAGATCAGCCAGCGTTTTATACGGCGAACCCTGGGGCACGGCCAGCATCAAAGGAAAACGCGCCAGACCACCCACATAGGTAAAGGCGCTTGGATCATATTGCAACGAACGGTACAAGGACACGTTATAAGCCAGCGTGCCCGAGTCGGCCGTACCCACCGTATAGCCATCGGGCTTGGCATTGGCCACGTAAGTAGCGCCGATGATGGTGGCCGCGCCCGGCTTGTTTTCCACGACCAGACTCTGGCCCAGCGTAGTCTCAAGCTGCTTGGCCACCAGACGGGCGATCACATCCGAACCGCCGCCGGCCGGATAGGGCACCACCCACTGGATCGAGGACTGCGGCCAATCCGCCGCCATCGCCGTGCTCGTCAGGCCGGCACCGGCCAGCAGCAGACCGATTCCAAAGGTTTTCCAACGCATAATGTCTCCTTGATTATTGTGCGAGCACGCGCGCAGCGCCGCTCTCTTTATCGTTGAGTGGTTGCGCCTCGTTCGAGACGCGCCGGATCATTATGCGTCAGCCCTGCAGCGCACGGCATTAGGAGCGATGCGGATACCGCCTGGCGGACGATTCGACACAAGGCCGCGCCATCAGGCGTAATCGCGCGCTCCGAACAGCGCCGAGCCGACCCGCACTTCGGTAGAGCCTTCCTGAATAGCCAGCTCGAAATCACCGCTCATGCCCATGGACAGGCCCTGCACCTGCTCGTAACCCAAGGCCTGCAAACGATCGCGCCACAGGCGCAACTGCGCAAAGCAAGCACGTACGGCATCGGTGTCCGGACTGTTGACCGCCATCGTCATCAGCCCACGCACCCGCAAGGTATCCATAGAACGCAAGGCCTGCATAAACGCCGGCAATTGATCGGGAGGCAAACCGAACTTGCTGTCTTCGGGCGAGGTCTTGACCTGCACCAGCACATCCAGGCTGCGTTGCTCGACCTGCAGTCGCCTATCCAGCGCATGGGCCAGCGCCAAACGGTCCAGGGACTGGACCTCGGAGGCCAGCCGCGCCGCATCCTTGGCCTTGTTGGTCTGCAAATGGCCTATCATGACCCACTGCACGTTGCGGTCAGCCAATTGTTCCTGCTTGTCGCGGACCTCTTGCAACTTGTTCTCGCCCAAACGGGTCAGGCCCAGATCCAGGGCCTGCGCCAGCACAGACGCAGGAAAGGTCTTGCTGACCGGCAACAACGCGACCGAACCAGGTTCGCGGCCAGCCTGCACACAGGCTCGCTCGATACGTTCGCGCAACTGCGCCAGGCGAACGCCAAGGGAAGAGTGGGGAGAGGACATCAATGCACACAGCCAGAAAAACCGCGACCGGAGGCGGCAAACACAAGACCGGCCATTTCCGATAGCATACCTCCTGAGGGCCTCGTGCGTTAAGGCGGCCCGCCCCTTGAACACACTTTCGCCGCGACACATAGCACGCTTATTTCTTTATTTTCCAGCCCTATCGAGGAGCCCATGACAGATCGTCCCACTCATGCCCTGCCGTCCTACCTGAATCCCGACAATGTCGGCCCCTGGGGTATCTATCTCGAACAAGTGGAGCGGGTCACACCCTACCTGGGCAAGCTTTCCCGATGGGTGGAAACACTCAAGCGCCCCAAGCGCACCCTGATCGTGGATGTGCCCATCGAACTGGATAACGGCACCGTGGCCCACTTTGAAGGCTACCGCGTCCAGCACAACACCTCGCGCGGCCCCGGCAAAGGCGGCGTGCGCTACCACCAGGACGTCACCCTGTCCGAGGTCATGGCGCTGGCCGCCTGGATGTCGGTCAAATCGGCTGCCGTCAACCTGCCCTTTGGCGGCGCCAAGGGCGGCATACGCATCGATCCGCGCAACTTCTCCCAGGCCGAGCTGGAACGCGTGACACGCCGCTATACCAGCGAAATCGGCGTCATCATCGGCCCCAACAAAGACATTCCCGCGCCTGACGTAAACACGAACGCGCAGACCATGGCCTGGATGATGGATACCTATTCCATGAACGTGGGCGGTACCTCCACCGGCGTGGTCACCGGCAAGCCGGTGTCGCTGGGCGGTAGCCTGGGCCGCGTGGAAGCCACCGGCCGGGGCGTGTTTACCGTCGGCTGCGAAGCCGCGCGCGATGCCGGCATCGATGTCAACGGCGCACGCGTCATCGTGCAGGGCTTTGGGAATGTGGGCGGCACTGCCGCCCGCCTGTTCCAGGAAGCCGGTGCCAAAGTGCTGGCCGTGCAGGATCACACCGGCACGGTCTACAACGCCAACGGCCTGGATGTACTGGCCCTGCTGAACCACGTGGAGCAAAACAAAGGCGTGGCCGGCGCGCCCAACACTGAAACCATCGCGGATGCCGACTTCTGGCATATCGAAACCGATCTGCTGATTCCCGCCGCCCTGGAAGGCCAACTGAATAAAGACAATGCTGACCGCATCCGGGCACGTATCGTCATCGAAGGGGCCAACGGCCCGACCACCCCCGAAGCCGACGACATTCTGAATGCCAAGGGCATCGTCGTGGTGCCGGACGTGGTCGCCAACGCTGGCGGCGTCACGGTGTCCTACTTCGAATGGGTGCAGGACTTCTCCAGCTTCTTCTGGACCGAAGACGAGATCAACGCGCGTCTTGGCCACATGATGCGGGCGGCCTACGCCACGATGGCCGCCGTGGCCAAAGAGCATGGCGTCACCTTGCGTACGGCGGCATTCATTGTGGGCTGCGCGCGCATTCTGGAGTCGCGTCAGGTGCGTGGACTCTATCCTTGAGGCACACTATTAAATGTCTATACCTTTTATTTAGCAAGATAGGATAGACACGATACGGCCTGAACGCGGGGAAAGCGGTAAAATCGGGGCAATCACGATATGACACCCGTATGAAACGCTTTCCCCTTTCCCATCGACCGCAAGGATGTGCCTGTGAGCCACGCTGACACAAATGCAGCCGTCCAGGTCCGCGACATTCACAAACGCTTCGGCAGCAACGAAGTCCTGAAGGGCATTTCGCTCAGCGCCTGCAAAGGCGATGTGCTGTCTATCATCGGTGCATCCGGCTCAGGCAAAAGCACCCTGCTGCGCTGCATTAATCATCTGGTCGTGCCCGATCAGGGCGAAGTTCAGATCGGCGCAGATATCCTGCGCAGCCATCGCAACCGCAAGGGACTGTGCGTCAGCGACGACCCCCGGCTGCTGGAACGGGTACGCGCCCGCTTAGGGATGGTGTTCCAGAATTTCAACTTGTGGTCACACCGCACGGTACTGCAGAACGTCACCGAAGGTCCTATCCACGTCAAGCGTCGCCCCGCCCACGAAGCTGCCGACCACGCCCGCGAACTGCTGGCCAAGGTGGGGCTGAGCAACAAGTGCGACGCCTACCCGTCCGAGCTGTCCGGCGGCCAGCAACAACGCGTTGCGATCGCGCGCGCCCTGGCGATGGACCCGGATGTGCTCCTGTTTGACGAACCCACCTCCGCCCTGGACCCCGAAATGGTCGGCGAAGTGCTGCGCGTCATACGTCAGCTGGCCGAAGAAGGCCGCACCATGATTCTGGTCACGCACGAAATGAATTTCGCCCGCGATGTCTCCAGCGAGACCGTTTTCATGCACAACGGCCTGATCGAAGAGTCCGGGCACCCCCGGAACCTGTTCGATGCGCCCTGTTCGGAGCGCCTGCGTCAATTCCTGCAGCCCATGCAGTAAGATCATTGCTTCCTCAACACGACACCGGCTGGGACGGCGCAGCGGACACACGCAGCCCGCCGCCAGCCTATCCACAAAGGAGAGCCAGACCATGAAGTTCATCAGTAAGACCCTGATCTGCGCCAGCCTGGCCCTGCTGGGCACCCAGGCGGCCACGGCCGACACCCTGAAGATCGGCACCGAAGGCGGTTACCCGCCATGGAGCATGGTGGATGCCGCCGGCAAGGTCACGGGCTTTGACGCCGACGTGGGCGCCGCCCTGTGCAAACAGTTAGGCTCGGACTGCAAGTTCGTGGTGCAGGCCTTCGACAGCCTGATCCCTTCGCTCGATGCCAAGCGCTTTGACCTGATCATCTCGGGCATGTCCTACACGCCCAAGCGCGCCGAACGCATCAACTTCAGCATCCCCTACGCCGTGGAAGACGCCATTTTCGTCTTGCCCAAGAAAAGCGAGCTGGTCGCCGCCGACAAGGAACAGACCATTTTCGACGGTCTGGCCGGCAAGACCATCGGCGTGCAAGGCGGTACCACGCATGGTGCCTACCTGAGCAAAATGGCCCCCAAAACGACGGTCAAGAACTACGACACGCTAGACCAGATGCAGATCGACCTGGACGCCGGCCGCCTGGACGGCACCTTCGCCGACCTGACCTCGCAGTCCAAGTTCCTGCACAAAGTGGGTGAAGACAACTTCGCGCTGTCCAAACTGGTCATCAAGGGCTCTTCCGATCCCGAAACGCTGGGCTACGGCATTGCCGTAGGCATTCACAAAGACAATGCCGAACTCAAAGCCAAAGTGGATGCTGCCCTGTGCAAGCTGATCGAAGACGGCACCATCAAGTCCTCCAGCGAGAAGTGGTTCGACATCGACATTTCCAACTACGAGATCTGCAAGAAATAATCCGAGAAGCACCACTTGATGCTAGACACCATTTTCAACGTGCTGCGCGAGGGCTGGGGCTGGATGTTCCTGCGCGGCGTGATGATGACGCTGGTCATATCCATTCTGGGCATGGCGCTGGGCGTGGTCATCGGCATAACGGGAGCCAGCATCAAGACGACCGGCCCGCGCTGGCTGCGCGGACTGGTCAGCCTGTACACCACGGTGGTGCGCAGCATCCCAGAGCTGCTCATCATCTATCTGTTGTTCTTCGGCTCGGTCCAGGCCGCTTCGGACCTGGCCGATCTGATGCGCTGGGAAGACGCCATGACCAGTTGGTTTCCCGCGCTGGTCGGCGTGTTGGCAATAGGCCTGATCGCCGGTTCCTATAGCGTGGA encodes:
- a CDS encoding ABC transporter ATP-binding protein, with product MSHADTNAAVQVRDIHKRFGSNEVLKGISLSACKGDVLSIIGASGSGKSTLLRCINHLVVPDQGEVQIGADILRSHRNRKGLCVSDDPRLLERVRARLGMVFQNFNLWSHRTVLQNVTEGPIHVKRRPAHEAADHARELLAKVGLSNKCDAYPSELSGGQQQRVAIARALAMDPDVLLFDEPTSALDPEMVGEVLRVIRQLAEEGRTMILVTHEMNFARDVSSETVFMHNGLIEESGHPRNLFDAPCSERLRQFLQPMQ
- a CDS encoding ABC transporter permease, with translation MLDTIFNVLREGWGWMFLRGVMMTLVISILGMALGVVIGITGASIKTTGPRWLRGLVSLYTTVVRSIPELLIIYLLFFGSVQAASDLADLMRWEDAMTSWFPALVGVLAIGLIAGSYSVEVFRGALQAIPEGQIEAAKAIGMPAWMRLKRIILPQMFWYALPGANNVWQTALKDTALISLVGLVEIMRAATLGAANTREPLAMYLIAGVLYFLIGALSQALFVLAERYTGKGMRARA
- a CDS encoding Bug family tripartite tricarboxylate transporter substrate binding protein produces the protein MRWKTFGIGLLLAGAGLTSTAMAADWPQSSIQWVVPYPAGGGSDVIARLVAKQLETTLGQSLVVENKPGAATIIGATYVANAKPDGYTVGTADSGTLAYNVSLYRSLQYDPSAFTYVGGLARFPLMLAVPQGSPYKTLADLLAAARAEPEKLTASSAGSGSPHHLALEMFEQLTDTKITHVPYKGAAPAIQDLLGGQVDMSFVDSAAALSNIKAGKLRVLGVATPARIDLLPDVPTMAEAGVKNFQAYAWQGMVGPKGMDAQASQRMSQVLMQALQDPAIAQRIRDMGVEPMPMTSEQFRSFAERERSEWAGVIQRAGIRLD
- a CDS encoding transporter substrate-binding domain-containing protein; this translates as MKFISKTLICASLALLGTQAATADTLKIGTEGGYPPWSMVDAAGKVTGFDADVGAALCKQLGSDCKFVVQAFDSLIPSLDAKRFDLIISGMSYTPKRAERINFSIPYAVEDAIFVLPKKSELVAADKEQTIFDGLAGKTIGVQGGTTHGAYLSKMAPKTTVKNYDTLDQMQIDLDAGRLDGTFADLTSQSKFLHKVGEDNFALSKLVIKGSSDPETLGYGIAVGIHKDNAELKAKVDAALCKLIEDGTIKSSSEKWFDIDISNYEICKK
- a CDS encoding Glu/Leu/Phe/Val family dehydrogenase; protein product: MTDRPTHALPSYLNPDNVGPWGIYLEQVERVTPYLGKLSRWVETLKRPKRTLIVDVPIELDNGTVAHFEGYRVQHNTSRGPGKGGVRYHQDVTLSEVMALAAWMSVKSAAVNLPFGGAKGGIRIDPRNFSQAELERVTRRYTSEIGVIIGPNKDIPAPDVNTNAQTMAWMMDTYSMNVGGTSTGVVTGKPVSLGGSLGRVEATGRGVFTVGCEAARDAGIDVNGARVIVQGFGNVGGTAARLFQEAGAKVLAVQDHTGTVYNANGLDVLALLNHVEQNKGVAGAPNTETIADADFWHIETDLLIPAALEGQLNKDNADRIRARIVIEGANGPTTPEADDILNAKGIVVVPDVVANAGGVTVSYFEWVQDFSSFFWTEDEINARLGHMMRAAYATMAAVAKEHGVTLRTAAFIVGCARILESRQVRGLYP
- a CDS encoding YggS family pyridoxal phosphate-dependent enzyme, producing MSSPHSSLGVRLAQLRERIERACVQAGREPGSVALLPVSKTFPASVLAQALDLGLTRLGENKLQEVRDKQEQLADRNVQWVMIGHLQTNKAKDAARLASEVQSLDRLALAHALDRRLQVEQRSLDVLVQVKTSPEDSKFGLPPDQLPAFMQALRSMDTLRVRGLMTMAVNSPDTDAVRACFAQLRLWRDRLQALGYEQVQGLSMGMSGDFELAIQEGSTEVRVGSALFGARDYA
- a CDS encoding Crp/Fnr family transcriptional regulator; translation: MHVLDALPERAAWFGLLTPDLQERVRRDTLVTVYEAGAIIERKGERASAWLGVMSGLIKVSVGNPDGKIASLTGVPAGGWIGEGSLLKDEERKYDVVALRASQVARLPARTFNDLLDQSIAFNRYLLHQLNERVAQFIGKAEYDRLSTPDARVARCLAELFNPLLYPGKGPRLDITQEEIGYLARVSRQRANQALRQLENEGLLLIEYGAVQVLDLDALKHYGDIQIA